One window of the Archangium primigenium genome contains the following:
- a CDS encoding phosphoenolpyruvate carboxykinase (GTP): MASLQNQGIQDNAPTKNPELMAWVSKMARLTQPDRIVWCDGSQEEKERLTAQAVAEGILIPLNPEKRPGCYLHRSNPNDVARVEHLTFICTTNKEDAGPTNNWMEPEAAYTKLTHLFSGSMQGRTMYVVPYIMGPPGSPFAKVGVELTDSIYVALNMRIMTRMGRAALEMLGDSGDFNRGLHSTGDLNPDRRYICHFPQDNTIWSFGSGYGGNVLLGKKCLALRIGSYLGQDEGWLAEHMLILGVTSPKGETTYVAAAFPSACGKTNFAMMIPPKEYAGWKVETIGDDIAWMRVGPDGRLWAINPEAGYFGVAPGTNHKSNPNAMATVSRDTLFTNVALTPDGDVWWEGMDGEVPEELTDWQGRPWKKGSPEKAAHPNSRFTAPMANNPVLSAKANDPMGVPISAIIFGGRRSTTVPLVLQAFNWTHGVFLGATMGSETTAAATGKVGVVRRDPMAMLPFCGYHMGDYLQHWLDMQKAISHPPKIFQVNWFRQDKNGKFIWPGFGENMRVLEWIVNRVHGRVPTEETLLGWVPRADQGLNTQGLDLSREALADVTSIRTDEWRAELKSQETFFESLGTKAPEALMLQRKLLISRLES; the protein is encoded by the coding sequence ATGGCCTCGCTCCAGAACCAAGGGATCCAGGACAACGCTCCCACGAAGAACCCGGAGTTGATGGCCTGGGTCTCGAAGATGGCCCGGCTCACGCAGCCGGACCGGATCGTGTGGTGTGACGGTTCGCAGGAAGAGAAGGAGCGCCTGACGGCGCAGGCGGTGGCGGAGGGCATCCTCATCCCGCTCAACCCGGAGAAGCGGCCGGGCTGCTACCTGCACCGCTCCAACCCCAATGACGTGGCGCGGGTGGAGCACCTCACCTTCATCTGCACGACGAACAAGGAGGACGCCGGGCCCACCAACAACTGGATGGAGCCCGAGGCGGCGTACACCAAGCTCACCCACCTGTTCTCCGGCAGCATGCAGGGCCGCACGATGTACGTGGTGCCCTACATCATGGGCCCGCCGGGCAGCCCCTTCGCCAAGGTGGGCGTGGAGCTGACGGACAGCATCTACGTGGCGCTCAACATGCGCATCATGACGCGCATGGGGCGCGCGGCGCTGGAGATGCTCGGGGACTCGGGCGACTTCAACCGCGGCCTGCACAGCACGGGGGACCTGAACCCGGACCGCCGCTACATCTGCCACTTCCCCCAGGACAACACCATCTGGAGCTTCGGCAGCGGCTATGGCGGCAACGTGCTGCTGGGCAAGAAGTGCCTGGCGCTGCGCATCGGCAGCTACCTGGGGCAGGACGAGGGCTGGCTCGCCGAGCACATGCTCATCCTCGGGGTGACGAGCCCCAAGGGCGAGACGACGTACGTGGCGGCGGCGTTCCCCTCCGCGTGCGGCAAGACGAACTTCGCCATGATGATTCCGCCCAAGGAGTACGCGGGCTGGAAGGTGGAGACGATCGGGGACGACATCGCGTGGATGCGCGTGGGTCCGGACGGCCGGCTGTGGGCCATCAACCCCGAGGCGGGCTACTTCGGCGTGGCCCCGGGCACCAACCACAAGAGCAACCCCAACGCCATGGCCACCGTGTCGCGCGACACGCTCTTCACCAACGTGGCCCTGACGCCGGACGGCGACGTGTGGTGGGAGGGCATGGACGGCGAGGTGCCCGAGGAGCTCACCGACTGGCAGGGCCGGCCCTGGAAGAAGGGCAGCCCGGAGAAGGCCGCGCACCCCAACAGCCGCTTCACCGCGCCCATGGCCAACAACCCCGTGTTGAGCGCCAAGGCGAACGACCCCATGGGCGTGCCCATCTCCGCCATCATCTTCGGCGGGCGGCGCTCCACCACGGTGCCGCTCGTGCTCCAGGCCTTCAACTGGACCCACGGCGTGTTCCTGGGCGCCACCATGGGCAGCGAGACCACGGCCGCGGCCACCGGCAAGGTGGGCGTGGTGCGGCGCGACCCCATGGCCATGCTGCCCTTCTGCGGCTACCACATGGGTGACTACCTCCAGCACTGGCTGGACATGCAGAAGGCCATCTCCCACCCGCCGAAGATCTTCCAGGTCAACTGGTTCCGCCAGGACAAGAACGGCAAGTTCATCTGGCCGGGCTTCGGGGAGAACATGCGCGTGCTGGAGTGGATCGTGAACCGGGTGCACGGCCGCGTGCCCACCGAGGAGACGCTGCTCGGCTGGGTGCCCCGCGCCGACCAGGGCCTCAACACCCAGGGCCTGGACCTGTCGCGCGAGGCGCTCGCCGACGTCACCTCCATCCGCACCGATGAGTGGCGCGCCGAGCTCAAGAGCCAGGAGACCTTCTTCGAGTCGCTCGGGACCAAGGCCCCCGAGGCCCTGATGCTCCAGCGCAAGCTGCTCATCTCGCGCCTGGAGAGCTGA
- a CDS encoding ABC transporter substrate-binding protein has translation MRTRLLMGVMSAVLATGCSFTTAAGLEECETSAECGADKVCSQGVCLPLPTGCGRIYGRAEAGDIPLGGLFPIHSGTEANAPKDESDEQAFNAALLAMEQVNARGINGKQFALYLCDTGGDAERARIQADWLVKEKQVAAVLTAGSSQTYTVAQSVTIPSNVLLMSYSASSPELSALPDTNGGPVGLVWRTSPSDAIQGAVIGQLLSSTTDTRFGNPKKVAILYVNETYGQGLKDVVATRLAGVRENRSIPYPRRGNVRDAVQDLNTYDPDLTVVVGFTDDVTNILVESSTQPNLRTGSGHRWFFTDSVKDLSLLANSTAAAQAQNFYGTAPAQGTGQAFAAFRDAFNSRFKTDPSGYAYTSNAYDAMYLLTLGASYSLNTTGAVTGPKMAEALTKVSNGQTSLQLTSTNFTALSADLAAGRTVNVDGASGKLDFDANGDAPAPMELWQVQGSNFVTVQAAIDPPASTP, from the coding sequence ATGCGCACGCGGTTGCTGATGGGAGTGATGTCGGCCGTCCTGGCCACCGGCTGTAGCTTCACCACGGCGGCGGGACTCGAGGAGTGCGAGACGAGCGCCGAGTGCGGCGCGGACAAGGTCTGCAGCCAGGGCGTGTGCCTGCCCCTGCCCACCGGGTGTGGCCGCATCTACGGCCGCGCCGAGGCGGGGGACATCCCGCTGGGTGGGCTCTTCCCCATCCACTCCGGCACGGAGGCCAACGCGCCCAAGGACGAGTCGGACGAGCAGGCCTTCAACGCCGCCCTGCTGGCGATGGAGCAGGTCAACGCGCGGGGCATCAACGGCAAGCAGTTCGCCCTGTACCTGTGCGACACCGGCGGCGACGCCGAGCGCGCGCGCATCCAGGCGGACTGGCTGGTGAAGGAGAAGCAGGTCGCCGCGGTGCTGACGGCCGGCAGCAGCCAGACCTATACGGTGGCCCAGTCGGTGACCATCCCCTCCAACGTGCTGCTCATGAGCTACAGCGCCTCCTCGCCCGAGCTGTCCGCGCTGCCGGACACCAATGGGGGCCCGGTGGGGCTCGTGTGGCGCACCTCGCCCTCGGACGCCATCCAGGGCGCCGTCATCGGCCAGTTGCTCAGCAGCACCACGGACACGCGCTTCGGCAACCCGAAGAAGGTGGCCATCCTCTACGTGAACGAGACGTACGGCCAGGGCCTCAAGGACGTCGTGGCCACGCGGCTCGCCGGCGTGCGGGAAAACCGCAGCATCCCCTACCCCCGGCGCGGCAACGTGCGCGACGCGGTGCAGGATCTCAACACGTATGACCCGGACCTCACCGTGGTGGTGGGCTTCACGGACGACGTCACCAACATCCTGGTGGAGTCGTCCACCCAGCCCAACCTGCGCACCGGCTCGGGGCACCGCTGGTTCTTCACCGACAGCGTGAAGGACCTGAGCCTGCTGGCCAACAGCACGGCGGCCGCCCAGGCCCAGAACTTCTACGGCACCGCGCCCGCCCAGGGCACCGGCCAGGCCTTCGCCGCCTTCCGCGACGCCTTCAACAGCCGCTTCAAGACGGACCCCAGCGGCTACGCCTACACGTCCAACGCCTATGACGCCATGTACCTGTTGACCCTCGGCGCGTCCTATTCGTTGAACACCACCGGCGCGGTGACGGGGCCCAAGATGGCCGAGGCGCTCACCAAGGTCTCCAACGGCCAGACCTCCCTGCAGCTCACCAGCACCAACTTCACCGCGCTCTCGGCGGACCTCGCCGCGGGCCGCACGGTCAACGTGGACGGCGCCAGCGGCAAGCTGGACTTCGACGCCAACGGCGACGCCCCCGCGCCCATGGAGCTGTGGCAGGTGCAGGGCAGCAACTTCGTCACCGTCCAGGCGGCCATCGACCCGCCCGCCAGCACCCCGTGA
- a CDS encoding DUF5335 family protein, with translation MHYTVEIPKRDWFGYFELLSERAVSHTVRMRLESSDVGDQFLNRPLPLVGIDVETKGPSAGSVEVTVGDMRQEFMHHIDDPASIFLMMDDDGNIDCFCFVSEDNTKTLLFFEGEEKIPAWYHSDAARAEEHTSGL, from the coding sequence ATGCACTACACGGTGGAGATTCCGAAGCGGGACTGGTTCGGTTATTTCGAGCTCTTGAGCGAGCGAGCGGTGAGTCACACCGTCCGCATGCGCCTGGAGTCCAGCGACGTCGGCGACCAGTTCCTCAACCGCCCGCTGCCCCTGGTGGGCATCGACGTGGAGACGAAGGGGCCGAGCGCCGGCAGTGTCGAGGTGACGGTGGGCGACATGCGCCAGGAGTTCATGCACCACATCGATGACCCCGCCAGCATCTTCCTGATGATGGACGATGACGGGAACATCGACTGCTTCTGCTTCGTGTCCGAGGACAACACGAAGACGCTGCTCTTCTTCGAGGGTGAGGAGAAGATTCCAGCCTGGTACCACTCCGACGCGGCCCGGGCCGAGGAGCACACGTCCGGACTGTGA
- a CDS encoding type I polyketide synthase, whose product MDAIAVVGLGCVLPNALRVPDFWTSICAGRLSLTAVPPRAWDHSLYFHPDRAMPDRSYAEVGGFVNDFVFDWRKHKVPPADAQKVNPMQWMMLDAGIQALSEVRVLPRDTTGIILGATSLGNQRDSGMHIRLEDMLDAVRATDAFNALPQARQREVLDTTAQRVRARLKECSDDNVLGSSASVAVGRINMHFDLKGAHYTVDAGYASSLAAVDLAVRGLRDGEFDLAVAGGVSELLSPLEFISFSKLGGMSARGHVRPFAEEADGTLLGEGVALFALKRLEDAQRDGETIYAVLRGVGGSSDGRGKSLVSPRREGQALAMRRALDDAGVDPTHVQYVECHATGTQVGDASEVQALASVYGAAPGGAIAIGSVKANIGHLRAGAGSAGLLKAVLSLHHGQIPPQPGVERLNSRLELDRTPFFVPRKAQPFRPGPTPFAAVSAFSFGGNNYHAVLEAWRPSPSRPSTPRRRASEPLAIVGMGGIFPDAPDVEALWTRLLKGHDATREVPAERWKLERYVHPDRPERSYTKLGCWLEKVPEPTLEMRIPPAAWASLDPSHVVTLLSAEQALKDARYAPDKWDRDRVAIALGFLPNQGMKFLLDTRVRWAEFAHELRDTLDKSGLPESVTGPLLRTAEARYKEGLPPITEDTLTGYLGCLNAGRIAALHDFHGPHMVTDAACASSLSALHAAWKLLQHRQADVVLTGGVWCDMSPEFYVAGCRFNALSARGSTPFSAEADGFVPGEGAGILVLKRLSDAERDGDRIHAVVRAVAGSSDGKGRSVLPPSEMGESLAMRRALSSANVPAASVEYVECHGTGTALGDVVETRSIHTVYGEGRASPVLIGSVKSNIGHLNAAAGVAGMIKAVRALHTHRLPPSIKSEPRNPKVPAGVEVVTATREWPAPADGGPRRAGVNSFGVGGANFHTVLEEYRAPAAPPSLPTPPERPERPEKDPAEAEPRLIAVAGADARACLARLDAECERTDALEDTRQTPEGPYRVAVTARTREELRKKRDFLRKALETGGDLDFLGQSGVFAAGPDSPLRGAPVAITFPGQGGQYANMLRPLARAYPVVAATLAEADRVYQPLTGRTLTSSFFTENVKGYQQNDEDIHAAVLLVNVALFRLLRAHGIRADVLVGQSAGELAALVASGSLSLEDGLRAILGRTRAVLALPPGKSGQMLALTCSSDQVPELIDGLPGYATLAADNGPRACIVSVDRASLVRLQERCAARSIDATVLAVSHGYHSALIADARPVYEGVLRSVTFRAPDTSIVSTIDGEDYGTRPPQDFPSFLGRQLVEPVRLRQALGEAHRRGARLFIEAGPKWSLTQFTRETLKGRTHGAVASIHPKVGDMEQFKRMVGYTFVNGVGQLSADGSAGAASVEQVLLGMPLEGVLEPATAMKIALVLGREFGVDASGARAENLRTLESIVALVEQLRTGLAASGEAPRQAAVPAPAPAPAPAPAPVHAQPVTTVQKSITLEAEVRRVLMGTVVAKTGYPEDMLEPDLDLEADLGIDTVKQVDIFARTREAFGVQRDPNRSLREFNTLRKVIEHIVERVLATQGASAPAPAPAPAPAPAPVAARPAAPAPAPAPTQVFPTAPLTSGSFPAVAQGLALSINLFEQVRDLMLLNVVAKTGYPEDMLELDLDLEADLGIDTVKQVDIFARTREAFGATCDPNRSLREFNTLRKAIDHIVERARMARGNGAPSPAAAAMPAPAPAPLAPAPQEAPRRAEPSAPRSVRDALLAMDLRQVGAHEEELLRLGQAVASRLGTASPDMGQVRTLGELVRQLRKER is encoded by the coding sequence ATGGATGCCATCGCCGTGGTGGGACTGGGTTGCGTCCTCCCCAACGCACTCCGCGTCCCAGACTTCTGGACCAGCATCTGCGCGGGACGCCTGTCACTCACCGCCGTGCCCCCCCGCGCCTGGGACCACAGCCTCTACTTCCACCCGGACCGGGCCATGCCGGACCGGAGCTACGCGGAAGTGGGCGGCTTCGTGAACGACTTCGTCTTCGACTGGCGCAAGCACAAGGTGCCGCCCGCGGACGCCCAGAAGGTCAACCCCATGCAGTGGATGATGCTCGACGCGGGCATCCAGGCGCTCTCCGAGGTGCGCGTGCTGCCCCGGGACACCACGGGCATCATCCTGGGCGCCACGAGCCTGGGCAACCAGCGCGACAGCGGCATGCACATCCGGCTCGAGGACATGCTGGACGCGGTGCGCGCCACGGACGCGTTCAACGCCCTGCCGCAGGCCCGCCAGCGCGAGGTGCTGGACACCACGGCCCAGCGCGTGCGCGCGCGCCTCAAGGAGTGCAGCGACGACAACGTGCTCGGCTCCTCGGCGAGCGTGGCCGTCGGGCGCATCAACATGCACTTCGACCTCAAGGGCGCGCACTACACCGTGGACGCGGGCTATGCCTCGTCCCTGGCGGCGGTGGACCTGGCGGTGCGGGGCCTGCGCGACGGGGAGTTCGACCTGGCGGTGGCCGGCGGCGTGAGCGAGCTGCTCTCCCCGCTGGAGTTCATCTCCTTCTCCAAGCTCGGCGGCATGTCCGCGCGCGGGCACGTGCGGCCCTTCGCCGAGGAGGCGGACGGCACGCTGCTGGGTGAGGGCGTGGCGCTCTTCGCCCTCAAGCGCCTGGAGGACGCCCAGCGCGACGGGGAGACCATCTACGCGGTGCTCCGGGGCGTGGGCGGCTCGTCGGACGGGCGGGGCAAGTCGCTCGTGTCGCCCCGGCGCGAGGGCCAGGCGCTGGCCATGCGCCGCGCGCTGGATGACGCCGGGGTGGACCCCACGCACGTGCAATACGTGGAGTGCCACGCCACCGGCACCCAGGTGGGTGACGCCAGCGAGGTGCAGGCCCTGGCGAGCGTGTACGGGGCGGCGCCCGGAGGCGCCATCGCCATCGGCTCGGTGAAGGCGAACATCGGCCACCTGCGCGCGGGCGCGGGCTCGGCGGGCCTGCTCAAGGCGGTGCTCTCCCTGCACCACGGGCAGATTCCGCCCCAGCCGGGCGTGGAGCGGCTCAACTCGCGCCTGGAGTTGGATCGCACGCCCTTCTTCGTGCCGCGCAAGGCCCAGCCCTTCCGGCCCGGGCCCACGCCCTTCGCGGCCGTGAGCGCCTTCAGCTTCGGCGGCAACAACTACCACGCGGTGCTGGAGGCCTGGCGGCCCAGCCCCTCGCGCCCGAGCACCCCGCGTCGCCGCGCGAGCGAGCCCCTGGCCATCGTCGGCATGGGCGGCATCTTCCCGGACGCGCCGGACGTGGAGGCGCTCTGGACGCGGCTGCTCAAGGGCCACGACGCCACGCGCGAGGTGCCGGCCGAGCGCTGGAAGCTCGAGCGCTACGTGCACCCGGACCGGCCGGAGCGCTCGTACACCAAGCTGGGCTGCTGGCTGGAGAAGGTGCCCGAGCCCACGCTGGAGATGCGCATTCCGCCCGCGGCCTGGGCGTCGTTGGACCCCTCCCACGTGGTGACGCTCCTGAGCGCGGAGCAGGCGCTCAAGGACGCGCGCTACGCGCCAGACAAGTGGGACCGGGATCGGGTGGCCATCGCGCTGGGCTTCCTGCCCAACCAGGGCATGAAGTTCCTCCTGGACACGCGCGTGCGCTGGGCCGAGTTCGCCCACGAGCTGCGCGACACGCTGGACAAGAGCGGCCTGCCCGAGTCGGTGACGGGGCCGCTCCTGCGCACCGCCGAGGCGCGCTACAAGGAAGGCCTGCCGCCCATCACCGAGGACACCCTCACCGGCTACCTGGGGTGCTTGAACGCCGGCCGCATCGCCGCGCTGCATGACTTCCACGGCCCGCACATGGTGACGGACGCCGCGTGCGCCAGCTCCCTGTCCGCGCTGCACGCCGCGTGGAAGCTCCTGCAGCACCGCCAGGCGGACGTGGTGCTCACCGGCGGCGTGTGGTGCGACATGTCGCCCGAGTTCTACGTCGCCGGCTGCCGCTTCAACGCGCTGTCCGCCCGGGGCAGCACGCCCTTCTCCGCGGAGGCGGACGGCTTCGTGCCGGGCGAGGGCGCGGGCATCCTCGTGCTCAAGCGGCTGTCGGACGCCGAGCGCGACGGGGACCGCATCCACGCCGTCGTGCGCGCCGTGGCGGGCAGCAGCGACGGCAAGGGCCGCTCGGTGCTGCCGCCCAGCGAGATGGGCGAGTCGCTCGCCATGCGCCGCGCCCTGAGCAGCGCGAACGTGCCCGCCGCGAGCGTGGAGTACGTGGAGTGCCACGGCACGGGCACCGCGCTCGGCGACGTGGTGGAGACCAGGTCCATCCACACCGTCTACGGCGAGGGCCGCGCCAGCCCCGTGCTCATCGGCTCGGTGAAGAGCAACATCGGCCACCTCAACGCGGCCGCGGGCGTGGCGGGGATGATCAAGGCCGTGCGCGCGCTCCACACGCACCGCCTGCCGCCCTCCATCAAGAGCGAGCCGCGCAACCCCAAGGTGCCCGCGGGCGTGGAGGTGGTGACGGCCACGCGCGAGTGGCCCGCGCCCGCGGACGGAGGCCCCCGGCGCGCCGGCGTGAACTCCTTCGGCGTGGGCGGCGCCAACTTCCACACCGTCCTGGAGGAGTACCGGGCGCCCGCCGCGCCCCCCTCGCTCCCGACGCCCCCCGAGCGCCCGGAGCGCCCGGAGAAGGACCCCGCCGAGGCCGAGCCCCGGCTCATCGCCGTGGCGGGGGCGGATGCCCGGGCCTGTCTGGCGCGGCTGGACGCCGAGTGCGAGCGCACGGACGCGCTGGAAGACACCCGCCAGACGCCCGAGGGGCCCTACCGCGTGGCCGTCACGGCGCGCACCCGCGAGGAGCTGCGCAAGAAGCGCGACTTCCTGCGCAAGGCGCTGGAGACGGGCGGGGACCTGGACTTCCTCGGCCAGTCCGGCGTGTTCGCCGCGGGCCCGGACTCGCCCCTGCGGGGCGCGCCGGTGGCCATCACCTTCCCGGGCCAGGGCGGCCAGTACGCCAACATGCTGCGGCCGCTCGCGCGCGCCTACCCGGTGGTGGCCGCCACGCTCGCGGAGGCGGACCGCGTCTACCAGCCGCTCACCGGCCGCACGCTCACCAGCAGCTTCTTCACCGAGAACGTGAAGGGCTACCAGCAGAACGACGAGGACATCCACGCGGCGGTGCTCCTGGTCAACGTGGCGCTCTTCCGCCTGCTGCGCGCGCACGGCATCCGCGCCGACGTGCTCGTGGGCCAGAGCGCGGGCGAGCTCGCGGCGCTGGTGGCCTCGGGCAGCCTGTCCCTGGAGGACGGCCTGCGCGCCATCCTCGGGCGCACCCGCGCCGTGCTCGCGCTGCCTCCGGGCAAGTCCGGGCAGATGCTGGCGCTCACCTGCTCCTCGGACCAGGTGCCCGAGCTCATCGACGGCCTGCCCGGCTACGCCACGCTGGCGGCCGACAACGGGCCGCGCGCCTGCATCGTGTCCGTGGACCGCGCGTCCCTGGTGCGGCTGCAGGAGCGCTGCGCCGCGCGCTCCATCGACGCCACGGTGCTCGCGGTGTCCCACGGCTACCACTCCGCGCTCATCGCGGACGCCCGGCCCGTCTACGAGGGCGTGCTCAGGAGCGTGACGTTCCGCGCGCCGGACACGAGCATCGTGTCCACCATCGACGGCGAGGACTACGGCACCCGGCCCCCCCAGGACTTCCCGTCCTTCCTCGGCCGGCAGCTCGTCGAGCCGGTGCGGCTGCGCCAGGCGCTCGGCGAGGCCCACCGCCGGGGCGCGCGCCTCTTCATCGAAGCGGGACCCAAGTGGTCCCTCACCCAATTCACCCGCGAGACACTCAAGGGCCGGACCCATGGTGCCGTCGCGTCGATTCATCCCAAGGTAGGTGACATGGAACAGTTCAAACGCATGGTCGGATACACCTTCGTCAATGGCGTGGGTCAGCTCTCCGCGGACGGCTCGGCAGGCGCCGCCAGCGTCGAGCAGGTGCTGCTCGGCATGCCTTTGGAGGGCGTGCTCGAGCCGGCCACCGCCATGAAGATCGCCCTCGTGCTGGGCCGGGAGTTCGGCGTGGACGCCTCGGGCGCCCGGGCCGAGAACCTGCGCACGCTCGAGTCCATCGTCGCCCTGGTGGAGCAGCTGCGCACGGGCCTGGCCGCCAGCGGGGAAGCGCCCCGGCAGGCCGCCGTGCCCGCACCCGCGCCGGCCCCCGCGCCCGCGCCCGCGCCGGTGCACGCCCAGCCCGTCACCACCGTGCAGAAGTCCATCACGCTGGAGGCCGAGGTGCGCCGCGTGCTCATGGGCACCGTGGTGGCCAAGACGGGCTACCCGGAGGACATGCTGGAGCCGGACCTCGACCTGGAGGCCGACCTCGGCATCGACACCGTGAAGCAGGTGGACATCTTCGCGCGCACCCGCGAGGCCTTCGGCGTGCAGCGCGACCCCAACCGTTCGCTGCGCGAGTTCAACACCCTGCGCAAGGTGATCGAGCACATCGTCGAGCGGGTGCTCGCCACCCAGGGCGCCTCCGCCCCCGCTCCGGCGCCCGCTCCGGCCCCCGCCCCGGCGCCCGTCGCGGCCCGGCCCGCGGCGCCCGCCCCCGCCCCCGCGCCCACGCAGGTGTTCCCCACCGCGCCCCTCACCTCCGGCTCCTTCCCGGCGGTGGCCCAGGGCCTCGCGCTGTCGATCAACCTCTTCGAGCAGGTGCGCGACCTGATGCTGCTCAACGTGGTGGCCAAGACGGGCTACCCGGAGGACATGCTGGAGCTGGACCTCGACCTGGAGGCCGACCTCGGCATCGACACCGTGAAGCAGGTGGACATCTTCGCGCGCACCCGCGAGGCCTTCGGCGCCACGTGCGATCCCAACCGCTCGCTGCGCGAGTTCAACACCCTGCGCAAGGCCATCGACCACATCGTCGAGCGCGCGCGCATGGCCCGGGGCAATGGCGCCCCGAGCCCCGCCGCGGCGGCGATGCCCGCGCCGGCCCCCGCCCCCCTCGCCCCCGCGCCCCAGGAGGCCCCGCGCCGCGCGGAGCCGTCCGCGCCGCGCTCGGTGCGTGACGCGCTGCTGGCCATGGACCTGCGGCAGGTGGGCGCCCACGAGGAGGAGCTCTTGCGCCTGGGCCAGGCGGTGGCCTCGCGGCTGGGCACCGCCTCGCCGGACATGGGCCAGGTGCGCACCCTGGGTGAGCTCGTGCGGCAGCTCCGCAAGGAGCGCTAG